The region GCTAAGTCACATGTCACCAAGAGAAAACGAACTTTTTTCTCTTTACAAAAATCAACCATCTCTTTGAGCAACAATTTGTTCAAGCCATAACTGCCAAGGTACTTTTCATTTGGTTTGTCTGTAGCCAAGCTGAGGTAGCCATTTTGTAATTCTTGTGAAACCGTAGGCTTTATGGCTCCTGCCGCATGTTCAACTCTATAGAAATTATATCTTTCAGTCAGAAACGATATAAGTGCAGAATGTTTTTTTATAGGGTTAATGAAAAATTTGATTTTGAATTCAATTGATTTACTAAAACTATTATCCAACACCAGCTGGCCGTCATTTCCATAAATGTAAAAGGGACGGGTCTCGGGAGCTGTTTCTCTTCTTACATCTTGAATATCATTCTCCGGCAGAAAAAATACAATCACCATGTCAGGAGAAAATTTCATAACCTCATTTTTCAAGACCCATAATTCCTCAGTTTGCGTGAAGCCTGAGCGTCCAAAATTCATTAATTCAAATTTACCTCTTACATCACCATTTAATGCCCGTTCGGTCAACGCAATGAAAGTCCGGTCAGATTCAACCTGAAATGCCTCAACATAGCTATCTCCTAAGACGGCAATCCTGTGAGTATTCTTAGGTTTTTCTAATGACCACTCTTTATCTCTCCATCCAAACCTATTGATTTTACCTGTGATAGGATGATTATTTTCCTGATTAAACCAGTAACTGGCACCGAGCGAATGATTCCATTGTATATATGGATGTGGTTCTGCCCAAGAAAGGCGTGCTCCAAACAAATGAGTGGTACGAAGAATAATTTCCGTTGCGCCAATAACTAATACAAGGGAAATAAATATTAACGCAAGATTAAGCATAACTTTATTTTTCATATTATTTTCCGATTTCGCAGGACATGATTCCCGGAGAAAATCCCTGTGTGCTTAAAGCTGAAATATTCGTCAGAAAAAAGCTTAGTTAGTTTTCGATGTTCATTACTTTTAATATATAATCTTTCAACTGTATCACAGACTTGGGCCGTTCAATATTTATTCCGCTGTTCTTATTACAATGTACAATCAGGACAGCTTCTTTTTTATGCCCACCGGATATTTTCCTGTGGGTGTAGTTGGGAGTTACAGGCGGGGTAAACAGATCCATACCTACGCCGTATTCACCGTCAAGTTCAAATAAAACATCGGGAAGCCTTTTCTCGTACGTACCTCTATATATCTGCTCTCTTCTTTTAACCCATTTAACAATATCTTCT is a window of Nitrospirota bacterium DNA encoding:
- a CDS encoding SGNH/GDSL hydrolase family protein; translated protein: MKNKVMLNLALIFISLVLVIGATEIILRTTHLFGARLSWAEPHPYIQWNHSLGASYWFNQENNHPITGKINRFGWRDKEWSLEKPKNTHRIAVLGDSYVEAFQVESDRTFIALTERALNGDVRGKFELMNFGRSGFTQTEELWVLKNEVMKFSPDMVIVFFLPENDIQDVRRETAPETRPFYIYGNDGQLVLDNSFSKSIEFKIKFFINPIKKHSALISFLTERYNFYRVEHAAGAIKPTVSQELQNGYLSLATDKPNEKYLGSYGLNKLLLKEMVDFCKEKKVRFLLVTCDLANAYKSEDIKKFKSSNPSFNPDFYDEDMREYAKQLDLKYIGLERIFRQSYEKNEIPLHWGHWNYQGHELVADVLTDKLKEIFF